The Euphorbia lathyris chromosome 8, ddEupLath1.1, whole genome shotgun sequence genome has a window encoding:
- the LOC136202208 gene encoding uncharacterized protein, whose protein sequence is MVYTYTPTYYSSLHDSITSLCKNILPFSFKKRKFLAAENKLSKLQSDNLKWQQDSYHQILNLIGLHKEGILAESEVSAFRTHLLDTLIASPPEHEQPVILRDKLLFLQELLYAKCISEDEYHSSKRPLLQRLAVQGAEIETRNVIISGQKSLKENPEDEWSVIDLKDHEKKENTPTKNRLKPTSAIKQIKGAASAFGFGSSKHKDDRSIFEIEAKFSSQIAVNNETETKSILMQESLANESRKETTTGSTEKAKRKPFKTLFQKDHNDCAVNDNNGEERVSKSAKKQWGFDGFKKWKKSDSEDETAPLPLNTERSDSPVSCNLVNSPIGEGPDIKLIKKKLHSDGSASDFFIDKVLGDKIKKELSRIQTELCTTNPNLKFSDDQMDAISTKLPVDKADLKQFFPKSWCERYGDVVLDVVKKEFKEHVGEMENMKNAAREKHINNSKRWTTFEDDDDVDENCHPNLFSHHDYSESNGNKQKEAPEYQNPFWSPRHAV, encoded by the exons ATGGTGTACACTTACACTCCGACTTACTACTCCAGTCTCCATGATTCGATCACCTCTCTTTGCAAGAACATTCTTCCTTTTTCCTTTAAGAAAAGGAAATTCCTAGCGGCGGAGAACAAGCTGTCGAAGCTTCAATCTGATAACTTGAAATGGCAGCAGGATTCTTATCACCAGATCTTAAATTTGATAGGTCTCCACAAAGAAGGAATCTTAGCTGAGTCTGAGGTTTCAGCTTTCCGAACTCATTTGCTTGATACTCTTATTGCTTCTCCGCCTGAACATGAACAGCCTGTCATTTTGAGAGATAAATTGCTCTTTTTGCAG GAATTGTTGTATGCAAAATGTATATCAGAAGATGAATATCATTCCTCAAAAAGACCATTGCTACAAAGACTAGCAGTTCAAGGTGCTGAAATTGAAACAAGAAATGTCATAATTTCTGGCCAAAAGAGTCTAAAAGAGAATCCAGAAGATGAGTGGTCAGTTATTGACTTAAAAGATCatgagaagaaagaaaatacACCCACCAAAAACAGATTAAAGCCTACTTCAGCAATCAAGCAAATCAAAGGAGCAGCTTCAGCTTTTGGGTTTGGATCATCTAAGCACAAAGATGATAGAAGTATATTTGAAATTGAAGCAAAATTCTCCTCTCAGATCGCTGTTAATAATGAGACTGAAACTAAATCAATTCTGATGCAAGAAAGCCTGGCAAACGAATCTAGAAAGGAAACAACTACAGGAAGCACTGAAAAGGCAAAAAGGAAACCTTTCAAGACTCTATTCCAAAAGGATCACAATGATTGTGCTGTGAATGATAATAATGGTGAAGAGAGAGTATCAAAATCAGCTAAAAAGCAATGGGGCTTTGATGGATTTAAGAAATGGAAGAAAAGTGATTCAGAAGATGAGACTGCTCCTCTGCCACTCAATACTGAAAGATCAGATAGCCCAGTTTCTTGCAATCTTGTTAATAGCCCAATTGGAGAAGGACCAGACATTAAACTGATTAAGAAGAAGCTTCATTCTGATGGATCTGCTTCTGATTTTTTCATTGATAAG GTTTTAGGGGATAAAATAAAGAAGGAACTATCAAGAATTCAAACTGAATTATGCACCACAAACCCCAATCTCAAATTCTC GGATGACCAAATGGATGCAATATCTACTAAACTTCCAGTTGACAAGGCTGATCTCAAACAGTTCTTTCCCAA GTCATGGTGCGAGCGATATGGGGATGTGGTATTGGATGTGGTGAAGAAAGAGTTCAAGGAGCATGTTGGAGAAATGGAGAACATGAAAAATGCTGCTAGAGAAAAACACATCAACAACTCTAAGAGATGGACAACAtttgaagatgatgatgatgttgATGAAAACTGTCATCCAAATCTCTTCTCTCATCATGATTACAGTGAAAGTAATGGAAATAAACAGAAAGAGGCACCTGAATACCAAAATCCTTTTTGGTCCCCAAGGCATGCAGTCTAG